In the genome of Ammospiza nelsoni isolate bAmmNel1 chromosome 28, bAmmNel1.pri, whole genome shotgun sequence, the window gctgggatgCTGGGTGCCCATTTCAGGCTTTGGAGTTcccattttggggtttgggactcccattttggggtgctgggtgcCCATTTAAGGATTTTGAGTTCCCATTTTGAGGTGCTGGGATGCTGGGTGCCCATTTCAGGCTTTGGAGTTcccattttggggtttggggttcccattttggggtgctgggtgcCCATTTAAGGATTTTGAGTTCCCATTTTGAGGTGCTGGGATGCTGGGTGCCCATTTCAGGCTTTGGAGTTcccattttggggtttggggttcccATTTTGGGGTGCTAGGTGCCCATTTAAGGATTTTGAGTTCCCATTTAAGGCTTTGAGCTcccattttggggttttgagtTCCCACTTTGGTGTCCCAGGTGCCCATTTCACCCCGCCAGGTGCCAATTTCGTGGTACCACCTGCCCCGTGCAGGTACCCCCCTAGGCTTGGCACCCACCCCTTCCCCTGGGGGGTGCCCTCACCAAGCCCaaccctcctcatcctccccagGACGACGGCCTTTGGCTTCCTGAACGCCCTGTGCAAGCtggcagccgtgctgggcatCAGCATCTTCACCTCCTTCGTGGGCATCACCAAGGCTGTGCCCATCCTCTttgcctcagctgctctggccctgggcagctccctgGCCCTCAAACTGCCCGAGACGAGGGGGCAGGTCCTGCAGTGatggggggctgggggagagggaCCCCCCCTTTCCCTgggggaccccccaaaatccagcaTTTCTTCCCCCCCGTCCATCTCCTCGTGCCCCCGGGGTTAGTTCTGCGTTAGACACTGTGAAACGTCTTCTTGGAGCATTTGGGATCTTTTTCATTTGCACTTggacccctccccaccccaaaaaaatccctctgtACCCCCAAAACCTCCGTGATCCCTTGGACTCCCCCCAAAGTTCCCCCCTGACCCCCAATTCTCCCACCCCAGTTTCTTTTCTTGGTGTCACCCCTGTGTGAGTTGCTGCTCATTCCCGGGGGGCTTTAGGGGGACGGGATTTAGGGGGGGCCCCCGACCCTCTgaaccccccccccaaatctctgtgcagccccaaatccctgctgagCCAAGGAGGATGAAGCAGGGGGAGccccctgtgcctcagtttccccatccccagcagggtccccccaaacccccacagatttttgggggggggggggcgcaAAAGCCCTTGGGGTACCTTGGGATGGGGGGGGAGCAGAAAATATTGGGGTGCAGCTCCCTTTGGGGGGGTGCAGGAAATATTGGGGTGCAGCTCCCTTTGGGGGGGTGCAGGAAATATTGGGGTGCAGCTCCCTTTGGGGGGGTTCACCTCCCTTTGGGGGGTGCAGCTCCCTTTGGACCCCCTTGACAATTTTAGGGTGCCCCCCCCTTTAAAGCAcatgccccccccccccccccaggatGCCCCAATTTTTGGGTGCCCCCCACCCCAATTTTCAGGGTGCAAAGCACAGCccccccctgtcccccccattTGGGGTGCAGCAGTGGGGGACCCCCAAAACTGCCAGTTAGGGATTTTTAACtgatttttaaaggattttccCCAATTTGAGGGAGGCTGGTGTGGGTCAGGGGGGGGTtcaagggggggggggggctccctgcacccccttttcctcctccctgcaccccaagTGCCCCCCACATCCCTTATTAACaatcccctttttcctccccccaccccaaaaccaccagcGGTTTGCAAAGCACAAACAGCCCCtaaacccccccccaaaaaaaaaaaaaaatcgggGTGCAAGGGGTCCCCAGTGCTCAAATCGGGGTTCAGGGGGGGTCCCAGTGCTGTGCCCCCTcaaagtttggggtttggggggttccTCACGCTCTGCCCCCTTCCCATAgggtggggcagagctggggggcccccccagccccagggcagccccccCCCCATTCCAAGCAGCCCCCCCCGTGTGCTTTGTCCCCTCCTTGGTGTAGCTGGTCCTTGGGGGGCCCCCCCCGGCCCCCCCCCCCGTAGCTCTGTCGTGCCGTGCTGTAGTTTCAGGTGTTtgtaaattaattaaaatgggacaaaaaaaaaaaaaaaaaaatccaaaaaaaaaagcataaaataattaccaaccacccccccccccgtccaaaaaaaaaaaaaaaaaaaaggattctccagctgcccacagaacacttttatttaaattaattcattaatgCAGATTCAATGggagggacaccccaaaaatcccccacagggtgggagcagggtgggGGTGCTGGGTTGGGGCAGAGTGTCACAGGGGGGGGGTCACCCCAATTATTTTTGTCCCCTCCCAATGCTGAAACCAGGGTGGGGGTCCCAGGGGCCCCATGTTGTTCCTGGGGGGGTCCACACAGTTTTTGTGGGGGTTCTTGGCAGCCCCACATTGTTCCTGGGGGTGTCCTGGTGTTCCTGGGGGGGTTCTGTGAGCCCCATGTTGCTCCTGGTGGGGGTCTTGGTGTTCCTGGGGGGGATCCTGTGAGCCCCACATTGTTCTTGGGGGGTCCTGGTGTTCCTGGGGGGGTCCTGTGAGCCCCACGTTGCTCCTGGTGGGGGTCTTGGTGTTCCTGGGGGGGATCCTGTGAGCCCCACATTGTTCTTGGGGGGTCCTGGTGTTCCTGGGGGTGTCCTGGGAGCTCCACACACTTTTTGGGTGGGGGTCCCGGCAGCCCCCTGTTGTTCTTGTGGGGGGGTCCCAGGAGTCCCACGTTGTTCCTGGGGGGTCCTGGTGTTCCTGGGGGGGTCCCAGGAGCCCCACGTTGGTCCTCGGGGGGGGTCCTGGCAGCCTCACACAGTTCTTGGGGGGGTCCTGGCAGCCCTATGTTGTTCCTGGGGGGTTCCTGTTGTTCCTAGGGGGGTTCCCATGAGCTCCACACAGTTTTGGGGGGGCTCCCATGAGCTCCACGCTGTTCCTGGGGGCGTCGTGTTGTTGCTGGGGGGGTCTCACGTTGTCCCTGGGGGTGTCCTGTTATTCCTCGGGGGTCCCTGTTGTTCCTGGGGGGGTTCCTGTTGTTCCTGGGGGGGGTCCTGTTGTTCCTGGGGGGTCCTGTTGTTCCTGGGGGGGTTCCTGTTGTTCCCGGGGGGCTCCTGGCAGCCTCACCCagtttttggggggggggtccCAGCATCCCCACGCCGTTCCCGTGCCTCTCCCAGCGCCGTCACTGCTtccccgccgcctcctcctcctcctcctgcccagccccgcgCCGTTTCTCCCTCTTGGACCCCCCCAGGCAGGGGGGCGcgggggggttttgggggtcgCTCTGCCACTGCTCGGGGGTGCGGGCCGTGACCTGCAGGGCGTGCAGGGGCCCGGCCAGCTCGGCCCGCAGCGCCTCGTGCACCAGGCGGTGCCGCTGCAGCGGCGACAGCCCCGCGAAGAGCGCGCTCACCACCAGCACCCCGAAATGCGTCTCGGCGCCGGGGGGGCCCCCGTGCCGGGGGGAGTCATCGCGGACCTCCAGGTGCGTGGGCTGCAGGGCGGCGGTCAGCTTGGCACGGATGGTGCGGGCTAAGGGGCCGCCCGGGCCACCCATGGCAGCGGCCGCGGCGGCGAGGAGGGGACCCCGCATCGGGGATGGGCTgcgggagagagagagggggggAATTAGGGGTGCAGGAGGGGACCCCGCATCGGGGATGGGCTgcgggagagagagaggggggaaTTAGGGGTGCAGGAGGGGACCCCGCATCGGGGAAGGGCTGGAACAGAGAGAGGGGGGAATTAGGGGTGCAGGAGGGGACCCCGCATTGGGGATGGGCTGCgagagagagaggggggaaTTAGGGGTGCAGGAGGGGACCCCGCATCGGGGATGGGCTgcgggagagagagagaggaaagaattAGGGGTGCAGGAGGGGACCCCGCATTGGGGATGGGCtgcgagagagagagaggggaattGGGGGTGCAGGAGGGGACCCCGCATCGGGGATGGGCTGcgggagagagagaagggggaatTAGGGGTGCAGGAGGGGACCCCGCATCGGGGAAGGGCTGGAATAGAGAGAGAGGGGGGAATTGGGGGGGTGCAAGGGGAAAAACCCCCCGGACCCtcaggagaggagaaggggggtttgggggatgcAAGGGGAGATCCCCAGGAGACAACTCCATATTGAAAAAGGGCAGCAAGagagaggggatttgggggtgcaaGGAGAGAAATCTTCCCCAGCCCCCAGGAGAGGACCCCACATTAAAAAAGGgctgaaagagagagagggtTTGGGGGGTACAAGGAGAGAAACCCCCCGGACCCCCAGGAGAGGACCGCACATCAGAGaaggggcacagggatggggattgaGGGTCTCAGGAGGGGGGAACACGGAGAGGTGACTTGGGGGGGGCTCTGCCGGGTCAGCCGCTGTTATTGGGGGGGTTGGAGGGGCTTGAATGGGGAATaagggggagctggggggtgGAATGGGGAATAAAGGGGGGCTGGGGGGCGAGGACCCTCCTTGAACAGCCCTTGCCCCGGGAACAGCACGGGGGTGTCCCGGCGACCTTTCAGGCCCGGAGCTCTCGGAAAGGCTCCGACCCCCCCTCACAGACCCCCTGTACCCCCGATCCTCCCACAGGGCACCCCCCGGCACCAGCAGATG includes:
- the BOLA1 gene encoding bolA-like protein 1, which produces MRGPLLAAAAAAMGGPGGPLARTIRAKLTAALQPTHLEVRDDSPRHGGPPGAETHFGVLVVSALFAGLSPLQRHRLVHEALRAELAGPLHALQVTARTPEQWQSDPQNPPAPPCLGGSKREKRRGAGQEEEEEAAGKQ